One stretch of Nocardioides perillae DNA includes these proteins:
- the glp gene encoding gephyrin-like molybdotransferase Glp yields the protein MPEPEHGAEPEASVEEHLARVLAAVSPLPAFPQPLMDALGLAVAEDVEATSPLPGFDAAAMDGYAVRAVDVAHAGDPDPAVLPVVGEVAAGRATLTATAPGTAVRIMTGGRMPVGTDTVVPQEWTDRGAAQVRISRSPEPGQHVRLRGEDVEPGDLLVEEGTVLGPRHLGLLAAAGRAAVRVRPRPRVVVLSTGSELREVGSQLGHDSVFDANSFLLAAAARRAGALAYRVGIVPDDPRAFTEALSDQLVRADLVVTTGGIGEGDHDVVKEALEGGRAARSGALPGEVHFGSVALQPGRPQGLGQVGEDRVPLLALPGNPVAAYVSCEVFVLPAIRRLMGVVPYARPTVRARLTHGVQVRAGRRQYLRAEHAEEHGVARVTPLQGRGSHLVGDLAAANALVVVPEETTHVEAGQAVDVLLLDQEAW from the coding sequence ATGCCCGAGCCGGAGCACGGGGCGGAGCCCGAGGCGAGCGTCGAGGAGCACCTCGCCCGGGTGCTCGCGGCGGTCTCACCGCTGCCGGCCTTCCCGCAGCCGCTCATGGACGCGCTGGGGCTCGCCGTCGCCGAGGACGTCGAGGCGACCTCGCCGCTGCCCGGCTTCGACGCCGCCGCCATGGACGGCTACGCCGTGCGCGCGGTCGACGTCGCCCACGCAGGCGACCCGGACCCCGCGGTGCTGCCCGTCGTCGGCGAGGTGGCAGCGGGGCGGGCCACCCTCACGGCCACCGCGCCGGGCACGGCCGTGCGGATCATGACCGGGGGCCGGATGCCGGTCGGCACCGACACCGTGGTGCCGCAGGAGTGGACCGACCGCGGCGCCGCGCAGGTGCGCATCTCCCGCTCGCCCGAGCCCGGCCAGCACGTGCGCCTGCGCGGCGAGGACGTCGAGCCCGGCGACCTCCTGGTGGAGGAGGGCACGGTGCTCGGCCCGCGCCACCTCGGGCTGCTCGCCGCCGCCGGCCGCGCGGCCGTGCGGGTGCGACCGCGACCGCGCGTGGTCGTGCTCTCGACCGGCTCGGAGCTGCGCGAGGTCGGCAGCCAGCTGGGCCACGACTCGGTCTTCGACGCCAACTCCTTCCTGCTGGCCGCGGCCGCGCGCCGTGCCGGTGCGCTGGCGTACCGCGTCGGGATCGTGCCCGACGACCCACGCGCCTTCACCGAGGCGCTCTCCGACCAGCTGGTGCGCGCCGACCTCGTCGTCACCACCGGCGGCATCGGCGAGGGCGACCACGACGTCGTCAAGGAGGCGCTGGAGGGCGGGCGCGCCGCCCGCAGCGGTGCGCTGCCCGGCGAGGTGCACTTCGGCAGCGTGGCGCTCCAGCCGGGCCGTCCGCAGGGCCTCGGGCAGGTGGGCGAGGACCGCGTGCCGCTCCTCGCGCTGCCCGGCAACCCGGTGGCGGCGTACGTCTCCTGCGAGGTCTTCGTGCTGCCGGCCATCCGCCGGCTGATGGGGGTCGTGCCCTACGCCCGCCCGACCGTGCGGGCCCGGCTCACCCACGGTGTGCAGGTGCGCGCCGGGCGCCGGCAGTACCTCCGCGCCGAGCACGCCGAGGAGCACGGCGTCGCGCGCGTGACCCCGCTGCAGGGACGCGGCTCGCACCTCGTCGGCGACCTCGCCGCGGCCAACGCCCTCGTGGTCGTGCCGGAGGAGACCACCCACGTCGAGGCCGGCCAGGCCGTCGACGTGCTGCTGCTCGACCAGGAGGCCTGGTGA